A single genomic interval of Campylobacter concisus harbors:
- a CDS encoding glycoside hydrolase family protein, producing the protein MTLIEKIKENEGLKDHRYEDSLGRATVGYGFLLAALTADELALNGGKYEPMSKETADKILELKLEKLTAAVFATFDWLKEKPQNVQEVVIEMAYQLGISKVKKFVTTMHHIRTGEYEAAYQSGMNSLWAKQTPNRAKKVLGGLL; encoded by the coding sequence ATGACCTTAATAGAAAAAATCAAAGAAAATGAAGGTCTTAAAGATCATAGATACGAGGATAGCCTGGGAAGAGCAACCGTGGGCTACGGCTTTTTGCTTGCCGCGCTTACGGCCGACGAGCTAGCGCTAAACGGCGGCAAATACGAACCCATGAGCAAAGAGACGGCCGATAAAATTTTAGAGCTCAAGCTTGAAAAACTAACCGCCGCAGTATTCGCGACGTTTGATTGGTTAAAGGAAAAACCGCAAAACGTCCAAGAAGTAGTGATAGAAATGGCCTATCAGTTAGGCATTTCAAAGGTGAAAAAATTCGTAACCACGATGCACCATATAAGAACAGGCGAATACGAAGCCGCCTATCAAAGTGGCATGAATTCTCTTTGGGCGAAACAAACTCCAAACAGAGCAAAAAAGGTACTAGGAGGCTTATTGTGA
- a CDS encoding DUF5675 family protein: MKLTITRFKNISDGTIGKFELCEADEKPLLSGYTLEPAGEDCVTPGRDLRVPQGVYEAAWEYSPRFGRVLATLFNEKVSKNRRILIHAGNYPKDTLGCVLLGAKADERGVYDSKKTLEAFMERAKNKPLTVEIINKGV; encoded by the coding sequence GTGAAGCTAACGATAACGCGCTTTAAAAATATAAGTGACGGTACGATAGGAAAGTTTGAACTGTGCGAAGCGGACGAAAAGCCACTACTTTCAGGCTACACCCTTGAACCCGCAGGCGAAGACTGTGTAACACCAGGGCGAGATCTGCGCGTGCCGCAAGGAGTATACGAGGCGGCGTGGGAGTATAGCCCGCGCTTTGGACGGGTTCTAGCGACGCTTTTTAACGAAAAGGTAAGCAAAAACCGCCGTATACTCATTCACGCGGGAAACTACCCCAAAGATACGCTAGGCTGCGTTTTGCTAGGCGCGAAAGCGGACGAAAGAGGGGTTTACGATAGCAAAAAGACGCTTGAAGCCTTTATGGAGCGAGCCAAAAATAAGCCGCTAACCGTAGAAATCATAAACAAGGGTGTTTG